In a single window of the Prochlorococcus marinus str. AS9601 genome:
- the msrB gene encoding peptide-methionine (R)-S-oxide reductase MsrB encodes MNQFLSRRIFILIPTMSILKIFFKPMQVLASSLASKEAWNFSRDEWKSRLSPESYYILREEGTERAFSSQLNNEKRKGIFHCAGCDLPLFSSDKKFDSGTGWPSFWDSIQGSVETKVDFKLIVPRTEYHCARCGGHQGHVFNDGPLPTGKRYCNNGLALRFVPD; translated from the coding sequence ATGAATCAATTTCTATCAAGAAGAATTTTTATTTTAATTCCTACTATGTCAATCTTAAAGATATTCTTTAAACCTATGCAAGTGTTAGCATCTTCACTTGCTTCTAAAGAAGCGTGGAATTTCTCAAGAGATGAATGGAAATCTAGGCTTAGTCCAGAATCTTATTATATTTTAAGGGAAGAAGGGACTGAAAGAGCTTTCAGTAGCCAATTAAATAATGAGAAAAGAAAAGGCATTTTTCACTGTGCAGGTTGCGATTTGCCCCTTTTTTCTTCAGATAAAAAGTTCGATAGTGGTACAGGATGGCCAAGTTTTTGGGATTCAATTCAAGGATCAGTAGAAACTAAAGTTGATTTTAAGTTAATTGTTCCTAGAACCGAATATCATTGCGCTAGATGCGGAGGTCATCAAGGACATGTTTTCAATGACGGGCCACTTCCTACTGGCAAAAGATACTGTAATAATGGATTAGCATTAAGGTTTGTTCCTGACTAA